The following proteins come from a genomic window of Candidatus Obscuribacter sp.:
- a CDS encoding peptidyl-prolyl cis-trans isomerase has protein sequence MCRQDQKALLEAVKSLKTGEVASKPIETIFGYHVVKVLDKKTAGTFTFEELKEPLQQQFIAQNMDSIKNNWLLKRRKEAQIKVTDEFKAAVNKTASQTQPNVK, from the coding sequence ATCTGTCGGCAAGATCAAAAGGCACTCTTAGAAGCAGTCAAATCACTTAAAACTGGTGAAGTGGCAAGTAAACCAATTGAGACTATATTTGGCTATCACGTAGTCAAGGTACTGGACAAAAAAACAGCTGGCACCTTTACCTTTGAGGAGCTAAAAGAACCTTTGCAACAGCAATTTATTGCTCAAAATATGGATAGCATCAAAAACAATTGGCTTCTAAAGCGCCGCAAAGAAGCTCAGATTAAAGTCACCGATGAGTTTAAGGCAGCTGTTAATAAAACAGCCAGCCAAACTCAACCAAATGTCAAATAG
- a CDS encoding tetratricopeptide repeat protein, whose translation MGVYVTRAEAHFLAGHIEEAITDCHTALALNPKYFRALDMLMAIEIAKRQQSSRSQDCQ comes from the coding sequence GTGGGAGTTTACGTCACGAGAGCCGAAGCACATTTCCTTGCCGGTCATATCGAAGAGGCAATCACTGATTGCCACACCGCACTGGCATTAAACCCCAAGTACTTCCGTGCGCTGGACATGCTCATGGCTATTGAGATTGCTAAAAGGCAACAATCAAGCCGCTCTCAAGATTGCCAATGA
- a CDS encoding tetratricopeptide repeat protein, translating into MLGEYKKAIEDCDAAIEISPNLARAYVNRGRALRHLGQYEKALVDLNKAISIDDTLGSAYFNQAEAYQKLAETDLKDAKKLGYSRYRRHRQKHSLIACESQSCSTGYY; encoded by the coding sequence ATGCTGGGCGAATACAAAAAAGCTATCGAAGACTGTGATGCTGCTATCGAAATCTCACCAAATCTAGCCCGTGCTTATGTCAACCGTGGTCGTGCTTTGAGACACCTGGGTCAATACGAAAAGGCGCTGGTGGACTTAAATAAAGCAATCAGTATCGATGACACCCTCGGTAGTGCCTACTTTAACCAGGCTGAAGCCTATCAAAAGCTGGCTGAGACCGACTTGAAAGATGCTAAAAAGCTGGGCTACAGCCGTTACCGAAGGCACCGTCAAAAGCACTCACTAATCGCTTGTGAGAGTCAATCTTGCAGCACTGGTTATTATTAG